A single region of the Pseudalkalibacillus berkeleyi genome encodes:
- a CDS encoding GntR family transcriptional regulator, producing MKLLVYNHNCINNNNTVSTDDTDNTVDADWREYMFDLDVRSRKPIYEQLVERFKELIISDVMKQDEKLPSVRVLAQQLTINPNTIQKAYRELEMQGYIYSIKGKGSFVSETTDAVNTEKLEYVQKELSKLILEALYLGMSTEDLRALIEDLERSIGGGE from the coding sequence ATGAAATTACTGGTATATAATCATAACTGTATTAATAATAATAATACAGTTAGTACGGATGATACAGATAATACAGTGGATGCAGATTGGAGGGAGTATATGTTTGATTTAGATGTCAGGAGTAGGAAACCGATCTATGAACAGTTAGTGGAACGGTTTAAAGAGTTGATCATCAGTGATGTGATGAAACAAGATGAGAAACTCCCTTCTGTAAGAGTGTTGGCACAGCAATTGACGATTAATCCAAATACGATTCAGAAAGCGTATCGTGAACTCGAGATGCAAGGATATATTTATTCAATTAAAGGTAAAGGTAGTTTTGTTAGTGAAACGACAGATGCTGTCAACACAGAGAAATTAGAATATGTTCAAAAAGAACTATCCAAACTGATTTTAGAAGCGCTGTATTTGGGGATGAGTACAGAAGATTTACGAGCATTAATAGAAGATTTAGAGAGATCAATAGGGGGAGGGGAATGA
- a CDS encoding DUF6449 domain-containing protein yields MQSKASWINKEMIVQSFRSVGWVSIIYLVGLLLIMPLQVLMIWSNEENQQYRYFKNVFSINFELQLLLMFAIPVLLGMFLYRYLQVKSASDFMHSLPIKRTKMYTQYFSIGIIYLAVPILITAIILMILHAALGLEHYYTLSEVAQWIGITFANLILVFAATVFIGTMTGLTAVQGVLTYILLLFPAGITALLLMNAKHYLFGFNADYYFNKKLEYYSPIIAAPMLQNTSSEFSILQGMIYLVIAILFFLFGLFIYKRRKLEGVSQALVFNPLKPVFKYGVTFCTMLVGGVYFGETQNSLTWLVVGYLIGSIIGYFVAEMILHKTWRVFTHLKGYFGFAIILALGIFILQFDVTGFEKKVPEAENIERIYFGNHYYEYADKYRPENNTYPKPFLQDASNISAVMKLHEEIIENKSTLNQEYPGHQDLRNVFIVYEMKNDKKVIREYQIPDNGEYDKYLKPIYESMEYKMNFEKILVVNPEDVTRITIDSEGPSSKRVTISSPEKIKEAIEVLKEDVKNETFDSRKQNRGVTSILLFDIAGSGRDYFGEFKPSYVQFEKWLEKEGKLEDARINANDVDYAVVVNHDQIDGSQDIYQYSGEEFQKMNNALKVTSEDEIEESLENSAGHLGANPYVILFHYKNGNRDIRSFYPSDVPDFVKKHFE; encoded by the coding sequence ATGCAATCCAAAGCGTCCTGGATTAATAAAGAAATGATAGTCCAAAGCTTCCGCAGCGTCGGTTGGGTGAGCATCATATATTTAGTCGGATTATTGTTGATTATGCCTTTACAAGTACTGATGATATGGAGTAATGAGGAAAACCAACAGTATAGATATTTTAAAAATGTATTTTCTATTAACTTTGAATTGCAATTATTGTTAATGTTTGCAATTCCGGTATTACTCGGCATGTTCTTGTATCGCTATTTACAAGTGAAAAGTGCATCGGATTTTATGCACAGCTTACCAATTAAGAGAACGAAAATGTATACGCAGTACTTTAGTATTGGGATCATTTACTTAGCCGTTCCCATTTTAATTACAGCCATAATATTAATGATTTTACATGCAGCACTAGGCCTTGAACACTATTATACACTGTCTGAGGTAGCGCAATGGATTGGCATTACGTTCGCTAATCTTATACTTGTCTTCGCAGCAACAGTATTCATCGGGACAATGACAGGATTGACAGCCGTTCAAGGTGTTCTGACCTACATCTTGTTGTTATTTCCTGCTGGAATTACAGCGCTCCTCTTAATGAATGCAAAGCATTATTTGTTTGGGTTTAATGCAGATTACTATTTTAATAAGAAATTAGAATACTATTCACCTATCATAGCAGCACCGATGCTGCAAAATACAAGTTCAGAGTTTTCAATTTTACAAGGGATGATTTACCTTGTTATAGCCATTCTCTTTTTCCTTTTTGGACTATTCATCTATAAGAGGAGAAAGCTTGAAGGGGTTTCACAGGCACTCGTATTTAATCCGTTAAAACCAGTATTCAAATATGGGGTTACCTTCTGTACCATGCTAGTTGGAGGGGTTTATTTCGGAGAAACGCAAAACAGCTTAACATGGTTAGTAGTTGGTTATCTAATTGGGTCTATTATTGGCTACTTCGTTGCTGAAATGATCCTCCATAAAACGTGGCGTGTGTTTACACACCTAAAAGGTTATTTTGGATTTGCGATCATCCTAGCATTGGGAATTTTCATCTTGCAGTTTGATGTAACAGGTTTTGAGAAGAAAGTACCTGAAGCAGAAAATATTGAGAGGATCTACTTCGGAAACCATTATTATGAATATGCAGATAAATATCGTCCTGAAAATAATACTTATCCAAAACCGTTTTTACAAGATGCGAGTAATATTAGTGCAGTCATGAAATTACATGAAGAAATTATTGAAAATAAGAGTACCCTAAATCAGGAGTATCCAGGACATCAAGACCTGCGCAATGTATTTATCGTATATGAAATGAAAAATGATAAAAAAGTAATTAGAGAATACCAGATTCCAGATAACGGTGAGTATGATAAGTATTTGAAGCCGATCTATGAGTCTATGGAATATAAAATGAACTTCGAAAAAATCTTAGTAGTAAATCCAGAGGACGTTACTAGAATTACCATTGATAGCGAAGGCCCTTCATCAAAGAGAGTTACGATCAGTTCACCAGAAAAAATTAAAGAAGCGATAGAGGTATTAAAAGAAGACGTTAAAAACGAGACGTTCGATAGTCGCAAACAAAACCGAGGGGTCACATCAATTCTACTGTTTGATATTGCTGGAAGTGGCAGGGATTACTTCGGAGAATTTAAACCATCTTATGTTCAATTTGAGAAATGGTTAGAAAAAGAAGGGAAGCTTGAAGATGCTCGCATAAATGCAAACGATGTGGATTATGCAGTCGTCGTAAACCATGATCAAATTGATGGTTCGCAGGATATTTATCAATATTCAGGTGAAGAATTTCAGAAGATGAATAATGCACTAAAGGTAACTTCAGAGGATGAAATTGAAGAAAGCCTTG
- a CDS encoding ABC transporter ATP-binding protein has translation MIEVNSVSKMLDDTEALTDVSFTIKKGSIYGLLGSNGAGKTTLLRIVAGVLREESGDIKVDEQPVFENTDLKERMIFIPDTLYFFSQYTVRQMANFYKNMYKSWNEERFQKLNEVFEIDVKKKIHKFSKGMQRQVAFWISLSTMPDILILDEPIDGLDPVMRKKVKNLILQDVAEREMTVLISSHNLREIEDICDHIGILHKGKLLLERELDDLKSDIHKIQVAFKDGIPANVFENTRVLYKEERGSVLLCIVKGQTEEIKEHFAMYNPVIFDMLSLTLEEIFIYEMGDVGYAIQSVLD, from the coding sequence ATGATTGAAGTGAATAGTGTTTCAAAAATGTTGGATGACACTGAAGCTCTTACTGACGTTTCGTTTACGATCAAAAAAGGATCGATCTATGGACTGCTCGGTTCTAACGGAGCCGGAAAGACGACGTTACTTAGAATTGTAGCGGGTGTATTAAGAGAAGAAAGTGGAGACATAAAGGTAGATGAGCAACCCGTATTTGAAAATACAGATTTGAAAGAACGAATGATTTTCATACCCGATACGCTTTATTTCTTTTCGCAGTACACGGTCCGTCAAATGGCGAACTTTTACAAAAACATGTATAAGAGCTGGAATGAAGAGCGGTTTCAAAAGCTTAATGAAGTATTTGAAATTGATGTGAAAAAGAAAATTCATAAGTTCTCGAAGGGGATGCAGCGTCAAGTCGCGTTTTGGATCTCGCTATCGACAATGCCAGATATTCTTATACTAGACGAACCGATTGATGGACTCGATCCGGTTATGCGTAAGAAAGTGAAGAACTTAATTTTACAAGATGTTGCTGAGCGTGAAATGACAGTACTTATTTCTTCCCATAATTTAAGAGAGATTGAGGACATTTGCGATCACATCGGGATCCTACATAAAGGAAAATTATTATTAGAAAGAGAACTCGATGATCTCAAATCTGATATCCATAAAATCCAGGTCGCTTTTAAAGATGGCATACCTGCGAACGTATTCGAAAATACAAGAGTGCTCTACAAAGAAGAACGAGGGAGTGTCCTTCTTTGCATCGTTAAAGGACAAACAGAAGAAATTAAAGAACACTTTGCAATGTACAATCCAGTGATTTTCGATATGTTGTCACTAACGTTAGAAGAAATATTCATTTATGAGATGGGGGATGTGGGATATGCAATCCAAAGCGTCCTGGATTAA